In a single window of the Callithrix jacchus isolate 240 chromosome 1, calJac240_pri, whole genome shotgun sequence genome:
- the FANCG gene encoding Fanconi anemia group G protein isoform X4 — protein MSCQTTPLGSSCLDLWREKNDRLVRQAKNSGLTLRRQQLAQNALEGLRGLLHSLQGLPAAVPVLPLELTVTCNFIILRASLAQGFTEDQAQDIQRGLERVLETQEQLGPRLEQGLKELWDSVLHASILLPELLSALHRLAGLQAALWLSADRLGDLALLLETLNGSQNGASEDLLLLLKTWSPPVEELDAPLTLQDAQGLKDVLLTAFAYRQGLQELITGNLDRALSSLHEVASGLCPRPVLVQVYTALGSCHRKMGNPQRALLYLVAALKEGSAWGPPLLEASRLYQQLGDTTAELESLELLVEALNVPCSSKASQFVIEVELLLPPPDPASPLHCGTQSQAKHVLASRCLQTGRAEDAAEHYLDLLALLLDSSEPRFFLPRSRPGPCMPELFLEAAVALIQAGRAQDALTVCEELLSRTSSLLPKMSRLWEDARKGTKELPYCPLWVSATHLLQGQAWVQLGAQKMAVSEFSRCLELLFHAIPEDKGQGAASNCEQGCKSDVALQQLRAAALISRGLEWVDSGQDTKALQDFLLAVQMCPGNQDTYFHLLQTLRRLNRRDEATALWRRLEAQTKGPQEGATWSLPLYLESYLSWIHPSDCEALLEEFQTSLPESCDL, from the exons ATGTCCTGCCAAACCACCCCTCTGGGCTCCAGCTGTCTGGACCTGTGGAGGGAAAAGAACGACCGGCTCGTTCGACAGGCCAAG AATTCCGGTCTGACTCTGAGGCGACAGCAGTTGGCTCAAAATGCACTGGAAGGTCTCAGAGGGCTCCTCCATAGTCTGCAAG GTCTCCCTGCAGCTGTTCCTGTTCTCCCCTTGGAGCTGACTGTCACCTGCAACTTCATTATCCTGAGGGCAAGCTTGGCTCAGGGTTTCACAGAGGATCAGGCCCAGGATATCCAACGGGGCCTAGAGAGAG TGCTGGAGACACAGGAGCAGCTGGGGCCCAGGTTGGAACAGGGGCTCAAGGAGCTGTGGGACTCTGTTCTTCATGCTTCCATCCTTCTGCCGGAGCTGCTGTCTGCTCTGCACCGCCTGGCTGGCCTGCAGGCTGCCCTCTGGTTGAGCGCTGACCGTCTTGGGGACCTGGCCTTGTTGCTGGAGACCCTGAATGGCAGCCAG AATGGAGCCTCTGAGGATCTGCTGTTACTTCTGAAAACTTGGAGTCCCCCAGTTGAGGAATTAGATGCTCCATTGACCCTGCAGGATGCCCAGGGATTGAAGGATGTCCTCCTGACAGCATTTGCCTACCGCCAAG GTCTCCAGGAGCTGATCACAGGGAACCTGGACAGGGCCCTAAGCAGCCTTCATGAAGTGGCTTCAGGTCTGTGTCCACGGCCTGTGTTGGTCCAGGTGTACACAGCACTGGGGTCCTGTCACCGTAAGATG GGAAATCCACAGAGAGCACTGTTGTACTTGGTTGCAGCTCTGAAAGAGGGATCAGCCTGGGGTCCCCCACTTCTGGAGGCCTCTAGGCTCTATCAGCAACTGGGGGACACAACAGCAGAGCTGGAGAGTCTGGAGCTGCTAGTTGAG gcCTTGAATGTCCCCTGCAGTTCCAAAGCCTCACAGTTTGTCATTGAGGTAGAATTACTACTGCCACCACCTGACCCAGCCTCACCCCTTCACTGTGGCACTCAGAGCCAGGCCAAGCATGTATTAGCAAGCAGGTGCCTACAGACAGGGAG GGCAGAAGACGCTGCAGAGCATTACTTGGACCTGCTGGCCCTGTTGCTGGATAGCTCGGAGCCAAGG TTTTTCCTGCCCCGCTCCCGCCCAGGGCCCTGTATGCCTGAGTTGTTTTTGGAGGCAGCAGTAGCACTGATCCAGGCAGGCCGAGCCCAAGATGCCTTGACTGTATGTGAGGAGTTGCTCAGCCGCACATCATCTCTGCTACCCAAGATGTCCCGGCTGTGGGAAGATGCCAGAAAAGGAACCAAGGAACTGCCATACTGCCCACTCTGGGTCTCTGCCACCCACCTTCTTCAGGGTCAGGCCTGGGTACAACTGGGTGCCCAAAAAATGGCAGTTAGTGAATTTAGCCG GTGCCTTGAGCTGCTCTTTCATGCCATACCTGAGGACAAAGGACAAG GGGCAGCTTCCAACTGTGAACAGGGATGTAAGTCAGATGTGGCACTGCAGCAGCTTCGGGCAGCCGCCCTAATTAGTCGTGGACTGGAATGGGTAGACAGTGGCCAGGATACCAAAGCCTTACAGGACTTCCTCCTTGCTGTGCAGATGTGCCCAG gtaatcAAGACACTTACTTTCACCTGCTTCAGACTCTGAGGAGGCTGAATCGGAGGgatgaggccactgcactctggcgGAGGCTGGAGGCCCAAACTAAGGGGCCACAGGAAGGTGCTACATG GTCTCTCCCGCTGTACCTAGAAAGCTATTTGAGCTGGATCCATCCTTCTGATTGTGAAGCCCTCCTTGAAGAGTTTCAGACATCTCTGCCGGAGTCTTGTGACCTGTAG
- the FANCG gene encoding Fanconi anemia group G protein isoform X1: MSCQTTPLGSSCLDLWREKNDRLVRQAKVAQNSGLTLRRQQLAQNALEGLRGLLHSLQGLPAAVPVLPLELTVTCNFIILRASLAQGFTEDQAQDIQRGLERVLETQEQLGPRLEQGLKELWDSVLHASILLPELLSALHRLAGLQAALWLSADRLGDLALLLETLNGSQAGVQWHDLDSATSASWVQNGASEDLLLLLKTWSPPVEELDAPLTLQDAQGLKDVLLTAFAYRQGLQELITGNLDRALSSLHEVASGLCPRPVLVQVYTALGSCHRKMGNPQRALLYLVAALKEGSAWGPPLLEASRLYQQLGDTTAELESLELLVEALNVPCSSKASQFVIEVELLLPPPDPASPLHCGTQSQAKHVLASRCLQTGRAEDAAEHYLDLLALLLDSSEPRFFLPRSRPGPCMPELFLEAAVALIQAGRAQDALTVCEELLSRTSSLLPKMSRLWEDARKGTKELPYCPLWVSATHLLQGQAWVQLGAQKMAVSEFSRCLELLFHAIPEDKGQGAASNCEQGCKSDVALQQLRAAALISRGLEWVDSGQDTKALQDFLLAVQMCPGNQDTYFHLLQTLRRLNRRDEATALWRRLEAQTKGPQEGATWSLPLYLESYLSWIHPSDCEALLEEFQTSLPESCDL, translated from the exons ATGTCCTGCCAAACCACCCCTCTGGGCTCCAGCTGTCTGGACCTGTGGAGGGAAAAGAACGACCGGCTCGTTCGACAGGCCAAG GTGGCTCAGAATTCCGGTCTGACTCTGAGGCGACAGCAGTTGGCTCAAAATGCACTGGAAGGTCTCAGAGGGCTCCTCCATAGTCTGCAAG GTCTCCCTGCAGCTGTTCCTGTTCTCCCCTTGGAGCTGACTGTCACCTGCAACTTCATTATCCTGAGGGCAAGCTTGGCTCAGGGTTTCACAGAGGATCAGGCCCAGGATATCCAACGGGGCCTAGAGAGAG TGCTGGAGACACAGGAGCAGCTGGGGCCCAGGTTGGAACAGGGGCTCAAGGAGCTGTGGGACTCTGTTCTTCATGCTTCCATCCTTCTGCCGGAGCTGCTGTCTGCTCTGCACCGCCTGGCTGGCCTGCAGGCTGCCCTCTGGTTGAGCGCTGACCGTCTTGGGGACCTGGCCTTGTTGCTGGAGACCCTGAATGGCAGCCAG gctggagtgcaatggcacgatctcgactctgcaacctctgcctcctgggttcaa AATGGAGCCTCTGAGGATCTGCTGTTACTTCTGAAAACTTGGAGTCCCCCAGTTGAGGAATTAGATGCTCCATTGACCCTGCAGGATGCCCAGGGATTGAAGGATGTCCTCCTGACAGCATTTGCCTACCGCCAAG GTCTCCAGGAGCTGATCACAGGGAACCTGGACAGGGCCCTAAGCAGCCTTCATGAAGTGGCTTCAGGTCTGTGTCCACGGCCTGTGTTGGTCCAGGTGTACACAGCACTGGGGTCCTGTCACCGTAAGATG GGAAATCCACAGAGAGCACTGTTGTACTTGGTTGCAGCTCTGAAAGAGGGATCAGCCTGGGGTCCCCCACTTCTGGAGGCCTCTAGGCTCTATCAGCAACTGGGGGACACAACAGCAGAGCTGGAGAGTCTGGAGCTGCTAGTTGAG gcCTTGAATGTCCCCTGCAGTTCCAAAGCCTCACAGTTTGTCATTGAGGTAGAATTACTACTGCCACCACCTGACCCAGCCTCACCCCTTCACTGTGGCACTCAGAGCCAGGCCAAGCATGTATTAGCAAGCAGGTGCCTACAGACAGGGAG GGCAGAAGACGCTGCAGAGCATTACTTGGACCTGCTGGCCCTGTTGCTGGATAGCTCGGAGCCAAGG TTTTTCCTGCCCCGCTCCCGCCCAGGGCCCTGTATGCCTGAGTTGTTTTTGGAGGCAGCAGTAGCACTGATCCAGGCAGGCCGAGCCCAAGATGCCTTGACTGTATGTGAGGAGTTGCTCAGCCGCACATCATCTCTGCTACCCAAGATGTCCCGGCTGTGGGAAGATGCCAGAAAAGGAACCAAGGAACTGCCATACTGCCCACTCTGGGTCTCTGCCACCCACCTTCTTCAGGGTCAGGCCTGGGTACAACTGGGTGCCCAAAAAATGGCAGTTAGTGAATTTAGCCG GTGCCTTGAGCTGCTCTTTCATGCCATACCTGAGGACAAAGGACAAG GGGCAGCTTCCAACTGTGAACAGGGATGTAAGTCAGATGTGGCACTGCAGCAGCTTCGGGCAGCCGCCCTAATTAGTCGTGGACTGGAATGGGTAGACAGTGGCCAGGATACCAAAGCCTTACAGGACTTCCTCCTTGCTGTGCAGATGTGCCCAG gtaatcAAGACACTTACTTTCACCTGCTTCAGACTCTGAGGAGGCTGAATCGGAGGgatgaggccactgcactctggcgGAGGCTGGAGGCCCAAACTAAGGGGCCACAGGAAGGTGCTACATG GTCTCTCCCGCTGTACCTAGAAAGCTATTTGAGCTGGATCCATCCTTCTGATTGTGAAGCCCTCCTTGAAGAGTTTCAGACATCTCTGCCGGAGTCTTGTGACCTGTAG
- the FANCG gene encoding Fanconi anemia group G protein isoform X5 produces MSCQTTPLGSSCLDLWREKNDRLVRQAKVAQNSGLTLRRQQLAQNALEGLRGLLHSLQGLPAAVPVLPLELTVTCNFIILRASLAQGFTEDQAQDIQRGLERVLETQEQLGPRLEQGLKELWDSVLHASILLPELLSALHRLAGLQAALWLSADRLGDLALLLETLNGSQAGVQWHDLDSATSASWVQNGASEDLLLLLKTWSPPVEELDAPLTLQDAQGLKDVLLTAFAYRQGLQELITGNLDRALSSLHEVASGLCPRPVLVQVYTALGSCHRKMGNPQRALLYLVAALKEGSAWGPPLLEASRLYQQLGDTTAELESLELLVEALNVPCSSKASQFVIEVELLLPPPDPASPLHCGTQSQAKHVLASRCLQTGRAEDAAEHYLDLLALLLDSSEPRFFLPRSRPGPCMPELFLEAAVALIQAGRAQDALTVCEELLSRTSSLLPKMSRLWEDARKGTKELPYCPLWVSATHLLQGQAWVQLGAQKMAVSEFSRCLELLFHAIPEDKGQGAASNCEQGCKSDVALQQLRAAALISRGLEWVDSGQDTKALQDFLLAVQMCPGLSRCT; encoded by the exons ATGTCCTGCCAAACCACCCCTCTGGGCTCCAGCTGTCTGGACCTGTGGAGGGAAAAGAACGACCGGCTCGTTCGACAGGCCAAG GTGGCTCAGAATTCCGGTCTGACTCTGAGGCGACAGCAGTTGGCTCAAAATGCACTGGAAGGTCTCAGAGGGCTCCTCCATAGTCTGCAAG GTCTCCCTGCAGCTGTTCCTGTTCTCCCCTTGGAGCTGACTGTCACCTGCAACTTCATTATCCTGAGGGCAAGCTTGGCTCAGGGTTTCACAGAGGATCAGGCCCAGGATATCCAACGGGGCCTAGAGAGAG TGCTGGAGACACAGGAGCAGCTGGGGCCCAGGTTGGAACAGGGGCTCAAGGAGCTGTGGGACTCTGTTCTTCATGCTTCCATCCTTCTGCCGGAGCTGCTGTCTGCTCTGCACCGCCTGGCTGGCCTGCAGGCTGCCCTCTGGTTGAGCGCTGACCGTCTTGGGGACCTGGCCTTGTTGCTGGAGACCCTGAATGGCAGCCAG gctggagtgcaatggcacgatctcgactctgcaacctctgcctcctgggttcaa AATGGAGCCTCTGAGGATCTGCTGTTACTTCTGAAAACTTGGAGTCCCCCAGTTGAGGAATTAGATGCTCCATTGACCCTGCAGGATGCCCAGGGATTGAAGGATGTCCTCCTGACAGCATTTGCCTACCGCCAAG GTCTCCAGGAGCTGATCACAGGGAACCTGGACAGGGCCCTAAGCAGCCTTCATGAAGTGGCTTCAGGTCTGTGTCCACGGCCTGTGTTGGTCCAGGTGTACACAGCACTGGGGTCCTGTCACCGTAAGATG GGAAATCCACAGAGAGCACTGTTGTACTTGGTTGCAGCTCTGAAAGAGGGATCAGCCTGGGGTCCCCCACTTCTGGAGGCCTCTAGGCTCTATCAGCAACTGGGGGACACAACAGCAGAGCTGGAGAGTCTGGAGCTGCTAGTTGAG gcCTTGAATGTCCCCTGCAGTTCCAAAGCCTCACAGTTTGTCATTGAGGTAGAATTACTACTGCCACCACCTGACCCAGCCTCACCCCTTCACTGTGGCACTCAGAGCCAGGCCAAGCATGTATTAGCAAGCAGGTGCCTACAGACAGGGAG GGCAGAAGACGCTGCAGAGCATTACTTGGACCTGCTGGCCCTGTTGCTGGATAGCTCGGAGCCAAGG TTTTTCCTGCCCCGCTCCCGCCCAGGGCCCTGTATGCCTGAGTTGTTTTTGGAGGCAGCAGTAGCACTGATCCAGGCAGGCCGAGCCCAAGATGCCTTGACTGTATGTGAGGAGTTGCTCAGCCGCACATCATCTCTGCTACCCAAGATGTCCCGGCTGTGGGAAGATGCCAGAAAAGGAACCAAGGAACTGCCATACTGCCCACTCTGGGTCTCTGCCACCCACCTTCTTCAGGGTCAGGCCTGGGTACAACTGGGTGCCCAAAAAATGGCAGTTAGTGAATTTAGCCG GTGCCTTGAGCTGCTCTTTCATGCCATACCTGAGGACAAAGGACAAG GGGCAGCTTCCAACTGTGAACAGGGATGTAAGTCAGATGTGGCACTGCAGCAGCTTCGGGCAGCCGCCCTAATTAGTCGTGGACTGGAATGGGTAGACAGTGGCCAGGATACCAAAGCCTTACAGGACTTCCTCCTTGCTGTGCAGATGTGCCCAG GTCTCTCCCGCTGTACCTAG
- the FANCG gene encoding Fanconi anemia group G protein isoform X3 has translation MSCQTTPLGSSCLDLWREKNDRLVRQAKVAQNSGLTLRRQQLAQNALEGLRGLLHSLQGLPAAVPVLPLELTVTCNFIILRASLAQGFTEDQAQDIQRGLERVLETQEQLGPRLEQGLKELWDSVLHASILLPELLSALHRLAGLQAALWLSADRLGDLALLLETLNGSQNGASEDLLLLLKTWSPPVEELDAPLTLQDAQGLKDVLLTAFAYRQGLQELITGNLDRALSSLHEVASGLCPRPVLVQVYTALGSCHRKMGNPQRALLYLVAALKEGSAWGPPLLEASRLYQQLGDTTAELESLELLVEALNVPCSSKASQFVIEVELLLPPPDPASPLHCGTQSQAKHVLASRCLQTGRAEDAAEHYLDLLALLLDSSEPRFFLPRSRPGPCMPELFLEAAVALIQAGRAQDALTVCEELLSRTSSLLPKMSRLWEDARKGTKELPYCPLWVSATHLLQGQAWVQLGAQKMAVSEFSRCLELLFHAIPEDKGQGAASNCEQGCKSDVALQQLRAAALISRGLEWVDSGQDTKALQDFLLAVQMCPGNQDTYFHLLQTLRRLNRRDEATALWRRLEAQTKGPQEGATWSLPLYLESYLSWIHPSDCEALLEEFQTSLPESCDL, from the exons ATGTCCTGCCAAACCACCCCTCTGGGCTCCAGCTGTCTGGACCTGTGGAGGGAAAAGAACGACCGGCTCGTTCGACAGGCCAAG GTGGCTCAGAATTCCGGTCTGACTCTGAGGCGACAGCAGTTGGCTCAAAATGCACTGGAAGGTCTCAGAGGGCTCCTCCATAGTCTGCAAG GTCTCCCTGCAGCTGTTCCTGTTCTCCCCTTGGAGCTGACTGTCACCTGCAACTTCATTATCCTGAGGGCAAGCTTGGCTCAGGGTTTCACAGAGGATCAGGCCCAGGATATCCAACGGGGCCTAGAGAGAG TGCTGGAGACACAGGAGCAGCTGGGGCCCAGGTTGGAACAGGGGCTCAAGGAGCTGTGGGACTCTGTTCTTCATGCTTCCATCCTTCTGCCGGAGCTGCTGTCTGCTCTGCACCGCCTGGCTGGCCTGCAGGCTGCCCTCTGGTTGAGCGCTGACCGTCTTGGGGACCTGGCCTTGTTGCTGGAGACCCTGAATGGCAGCCAG AATGGAGCCTCTGAGGATCTGCTGTTACTTCTGAAAACTTGGAGTCCCCCAGTTGAGGAATTAGATGCTCCATTGACCCTGCAGGATGCCCAGGGATTGAAGGATGTCCTCCTGACAGCATTTGCCTACCGCCAAG GTCTCCAGGAGCTGATCACAGGGAACCTGGACAGGGCCCTAAGCAGCCTTCATGAAGTGGCTTCAGGTCTGTGTCCACGGCCTGTGTTGGTCCAGGTGTACACAGCACTGGGGTCCTGTCACCGTAAGATG GGAAATCCACAGAGAGCACTGTTGTACTTGGTTGCAGCTCTGAAAGAGGGATCAGCCTGGGGTCCCCCACTTCTGGAGGCCTCTAGGCTCTATCAGCAACTGGGGGACACAACAGCAGAGCTGGAGAGTCTGGAGCTGCTAGTTGAG gcCTTGAATGTCCCCTGCAGTTCCAAAGCCTCACAGTTTGTCATTGAGGTAGAATTACTACTGCCACCACCTGACCCAGCCTCACCCCTTCACTGTGGCACTCAGAGCCAGGCCAAGCATGTATTAGCAAGCAGGTGCCTACAGACAGGGAG GGCAGAAGACGCTGCAGAGCATTACTTGGACCTGCTGGCCCTGTTGCTGGATAGCTCGGAGCCAAGG TTTTTCCTGCCCCGCTCCCGCCCAGGGCCCTGTATGCCTGAGTTGTTTTTGGAGGCAGCAGTAGCACTGATCCAGGCAGGCCGAGCCCAAGATGCCTTGACTGTATGTGAGGAGTTGCTCAGCCGCACATCATCTCTGCTACCCAAGATGTCCCGGCTGTGGGAAGATGCCAGAAAAGGAACCAAGGAACTGCCATACTGCCCACTCTGGGTCTCTGCCACCCACCTTCTTCAGGGTCAGGCCTGGGTACAACTGGGTGCCCAAAAAATGGCAGTTAGTGAATTTAGCCG GTGCCTTGAGCTGCTCTTTCATGCCATACCTGAGGACAAAGGACAAG GGGCAGCTTCCAACTGTGAACAGGGATGTAAGTCAGATGTGGCACTGCAGCAGCTTCGGGCAGCCGCCCTAATTAGTCGTGGACTGGAATGGGTAGACAGTGGCCAGGATACCAAAGCCTTACAGGACTTCCTCCTTGCTGTGCAGATGTGCCCAG gtaatcAAGACACTTACTTTCACCTGCTTCAGACTCTGAGGAGGCTGAATCGGAGGgatgaggccactgcactctggcgGAGGCTGGAGGCCCAAACTAAGGGGCCACAGGAAGGTGCTACATG GTCTCTCCCGCTGTACCTAGAAAGCTATTTGAGCTGGATCCATCCTTCTGATTGTGAAGCCCTCCTTGAAGAGTTTCAGACATCTCTGCCGGAGTCTTGTGACCTGTAG
- the FANCG gene encoding Fanconi anemia group G protein isoform X2, with protein sequence MSCQTTPLGSSCLDLWREKNDRLVRQAKNSGLTLRRQQLAQNALEGLRGLLHSLQGLPAAVPVLPLELTVTCNFIILRASLAQGFTEDQAQDIQRGLERVLETQEQLGPRLEQGLKELWDSVLHASILLPELLSALHRLAGLQAALWLSADRLGDLALLLETLNGSQAGVQWHDLDSATSASWVQNGASEDLLLLLKTWSPPVEELDAPLTLQDAQGLKDVLLTAFAYRQGLQELITGNLDRALSSLHEVASGLCPRPVLVQVYTALGSCHRKMGNPQRALLYLVAALKEGSAWGPPLLEASRLYQQLGDTTAELESLELLVEALNVPCSSKASQFVIEVELLLPPPDPASPLHCGTQSQAKHVLASRCLQTGRAEDAAEHYLDLLALLLDSSEPRFFLPRSRPGPCMPELFLEAAVALIQAGRAQDALTVCEELLSRTSSLLPKMSRLWEDARKGTKELPYCPLWVSATHLLQGQAWVQLGAQKMAVSEFSRCLELLFHAIPEDKGQGAASNCEQGCKSDVALQQLRAAALISRGLEWVDSGQDTKALQDFLLAVQMCPGNQDTYFHLLQTLRRLNRRDEATALWRRLEAQTKGPQEGATWSLPLYLESYLSWIHPSDCEALLEEFQTSLPESCDL encoded by the exons ATGTCCTGCCAAACCACCCCTCTGGGCTCCAGCTGTCTGGACCTGTGGAGGGAAAAGAACGACCGGCTCGTTCGACAGGCCAAG AATTCCGGTCTGACTCTGAGGCGACAGCAGTTGGCTCAAAATGCACTGGAAGGTCTCAGAGGGCTCCTCCATAGTCTGCAAG GTCTCCCTGCAGCTGTTCCTGTTCTCCCCTTGGAGCTGACTGTCACCTGCAACTTCATTATCCTGAGGGCAAGCTTGGCTCAGGGTTTCACAGAGGATCAGGCCCAGGATATCCAACGGGGCCTAGAGAGAG TGCTGGAGACACAGGAGCAGCTGGGGCCCAGGTTGGAACAGGGGCTCAAGGAGCTGTGGGACTCTGTTCTTCATGCTTCCATCCTTCTGCCGGAGCTGCTGTCTGCTCTGCACCGCCTGGCTGGCCTGCAGGCTGCCCTCTGGTTGAGCGCTGACCGTCTTGGGGACCTGGCCTTGTTGCTGGAGACCCTGAATGGCAGCCAG gctggagtgcaatggcacgatctcgactctgcaacctctgcctcctgggttcaa AATGGAGCCTCTGAGGATCTGCTGTTACTTCTGAAAACTTGGAGTCCCCCAGTTGAGGAATTAGATGCTCCATTGACCCTGCAGGATGCCCAGGGATTGAAGGATGTCCTCCTGACAGCATTTGCCTACCGCCAAG GTCTCCAGGAGCTGATCACAGGGAACCTGGACAGGGCCCTAAGCAGCCTTCATGAAGTGGCTTCAGGTCTGTGTCCACGGCCTGTGTTGGTCCAGGTGTACACAGCACTGGGGTCCTGTCACCGTAAGATG GGAAATCCACAGAGAGCACTGTTGTACTTGGTTGCAGCTCTGAAAGAGGGATCAGCCTGGGGTCCCCCACTTCTGGAGGCCTCTAGGCTCTATCAGCAACTGGGGGACACAACAGCAGAGCTGGAGAGTCTGGAGCTGCTAGTTGAG gcCTTGAATGTCCCCTGCAGTTCCAAAGCCTCACAGTTTGTCATTGAGGTAGAATTACTACTGCCACCACCTGACCCAGCCTCACCCCTTCACTGTGGCACTCAGAGCCAGGCCAAGCATGTATTAGCAAGCAGGTGCCTACAGACAGGGAG GGCAGAAGACGCTGCAGAGCATTACTTGGACCTGCTGGCCCTGTTGCTGGATAGCTCGGAGCCAAGG TTTTTCCTGCCCCGCTCCCGCCCAGGGCCCTGTATGCCTGAGTTGTTTTTGGAGGCAGCAGTAGCACTGATCCAGGCAGGCCGAGCCCAAGATGCCTTGACTGTATGTGAGGAGTTGCTCAGCCGCACATCATCTCTGCTACCCAAGATGTCCCGGCTGTGGGAAGATGCCAGAAAAGGAACCAAGGAACTGCCATACTGCCCACTCTGGGTCTCTGCCACCCACCTTCTTCAGGGTCAGGCCTGGGTACAACTGGGTGCCCAAAAAATGGCAGTTAGTGAATTTAGCCG GTGCCTTGAGCTGCTCTTTCATGCCATACCTGAGGACAAAGGACAAG GGGCAGCTTCCAACTGTGAACAGGGATGTAAGTCAGATGTGGCACTGCAGCAGCTTCGGGCAGCCGCCCTAATTAGTCGTGGACTGGAATGGGTAGACAGTGGCCAGGATACCAAAGCCTTACAGGACTTCCTCCTTGCTGTGCAGATGTGCCCAG gtaatcAAGACACTTACTTTCACCTGCTTCAGACTCTGAGGAGGCTGAATCGGAGGgatgaggccactgcactctggcgGAGGCTGGAGGCCCAAACTAAGGGGCCACAGGAAGGTGCTACATG GTCTCTCCCGCTGTACCTAGAAAGCTATTTGAGCTGGATCCATCCTTCTGATTGTGAAGCCCTCCTTGAAGAGTTTCAGACATCTCTGCCGGAGTCTTGTGACCTGTAG
- the FANCG gene encoding Fanconi anemia group G protein isoform X6: MSCQTTPLGSSCLDLWREKNDRLVRQAKVAQNSGLTLRRQQLAQNALEGLRGLLHSLQGLPAAVPVLPLELTVTCNFIILRASLAQGFTEDQAQDIQRGLERVLETQEQLGPRLEQGLKELWDSVLHASILLPELLSALHRLAGLQAALWLSADRLGDLALLLETLNGSQAGVQWHDLDSATSASWVQNGASEDLLLLLKTWSPPVEELDAPLTLQDAQGLKDVLLTAFAYRQGLQELITGNLDRALSSLHEVASGLCPRPVLVQVYTALGSCHRKMGNPQRALLYLVAALKEGSAWGPPLLEASRLYQQLGDTTAELESLELLVEALNVPCSSKASQFVIEVELLLPPPDPASPLHCGTQSQAKHVLASRCLQTGRCLELLFHAIPEDKGQGAASNCEQGCKSDVALQQLRAAALISRGLEWVDSGQDTKALQDFLLAVQMCPGNQDTYFHLLQTLRRLNRRDEATALWRRLEAQTKGPQEGATWSLPLYLESYLSWIHPSDCEALLEEFQTSLPESCDL, encoded by the exons ATGTCCTGCCAAACCACCCCTCTGGGCTCCAGCTGTCTGGACCTGTGGAGGGAAAAGAACGACCGGCTCGTTCGACAGGCCAAG GTGGCTCAGAATTCCGGTCTGACTCTGAGGCGACAGCAGTTGGCTCAAAATGCACTGGAAGGTCTCAGAGGGCTCCTCCATAGTCTGCAAG GTCTCCCTGCAGCTGTTCCTGTTCTCCCCTTGGAGCTGACTGTCACCTGCAACTTCATTATCCTGAGGGCAAGCTTGGCTCAGGGTTTCACAGAGGATCAGGCCCAGGATATCCAACGGGGCCTAGAGAGAG TGCTGGAGACACAGGAGCAGCTGGGGCCCAGGTTGGAACAGGGGCTCAAGGAGCTGTGGGACTCTGTTCTTCATGCTTCCATCCTTCTGCCGGAGCTGCTGTCTGCTCTGCACCGCCTGGCTGGCCTGCAGGCTGCCCTCTGGTTGAGCGCTGACCGTCTTGGGGACCTGGCCTTGTTGCTGGAGACCCTGAATGGCAGCCAG gctggagtgcaatggcacgatctcgactctgcaacctctgcctcctgggttcaa AATGGAGCCTCTGAGGATCTGCTGTTACTTCTGAAAACTTGGAGTCCCCCAGTTGAGGAATTAGATGCTCCATTGACCCTGCAGGATGCCCAGGGATTGAAGGATGTCCTCCTGACAGCATTTGCCTACCGCCAAG GTCTCCAGGAGCTGATCACAGGGAACCTGGACAGGGCCCTAAGCAGCCTTCATGAAGTGGCTTCAGGTCTGTGTCCACGGCCTGTGTTGGTCCAGGTGTACACAGCACTGGGGTCCTGTCACCGTAAGATG GGAAATCCACAGAGAGCACTGTTGTACTTGGTTGCAGCTCTGAAAGAGGGATCAGCCTGGGGTCCCCCACTTCTGGAGGCCTCTAGGCTCTATCAGCAACTGGGGGACACAACAGCAGAGCTGGAGAGTCTGGAGCTGCTAGTTGAG gcCTTGAATGTCCCCTGCAGTTCCAAAGCCTCACAGTTTGTCATTGAGGTAGAATTACTACTGCCACCACCTGACCCAGCCTCACCCCTTCACTGTGGCACTCAGAGCCAGGCCAAGCATGTATTAGCAAGCAGGTGCCTACAGACAGGGAG GTGCCTTGAGCTGCTCTTTCATGCCATACCTGAGGACAAAGGACAAG GGGCAGCTTCCAACTGTGAACAGGGATGTAAGTCAGATGTGGCACTGCAGCAGCTTCGGGCAGCCGCCCTAATTAGTCGTGGACTGGAATGGGTAGACAGTGGCCAGGATACCAAAGCCTTACAGGACTTCCTCCTTGCTGTGCAGATGTGCCCAG gtaatcAAGACACTTACTTTCACCTGCTTCAGACTCTGAGGAGGCTGAATCGGAGGgatgaggccactgcactctggcgGAGGCTGGAGGCCCAAACTAAGGGGCCACAGGAAGGTGCTACATG GTCTCTCCCGCTGTACCTAGAAAGCTATTTGAGCTGGATCCATCCTTCTGATTGTGAAGCCCTCCTTGAAGAGTTTCAGACATCTCTGCCGGAGTCTTGTGACCTGTAG